The Marivivens sp. LCG002 genome contains a region encoding:
- a CDS encoding sulfite exporter TauE/SafE family protein has product MQIYLPIAEVSVNIFLILGLGGVVGILSGMFGVGGGFLITPLLFFVGIPPAVAVATSANQIVASSVSGLITQIKRRGVDFVMGSVLLVGGLIGSTIGVQIFNLLKELGQVDLLVNLCYVVFLGVIGGMMFIESLNALLRSKNSPPKRRKHNWVHNLPFKMKFRISGLYISVIPPLMVGLLVGLLAAIMGVGGGFIMVPAMIYLLGMPTKVVIGTSLFQIIFVAAYTTMMHAITNQTVDLVLALLLLIGGVIGAQFGTRIGMKLKAEQLRILLAGLVLLVALKLGVDLLLEPSELYSIAGIGE; this is encoded by the coding sequence GGAATGTTCGGGGTCGGCGGCGGATTTCTGATCACGCCGCTTTTGTTTTTCGTCGGCATCCCACCCGCCGTTGCCGTTGCGACCTCGGCCAACCAGATTGTCGCTTCGTCCGTCTCGGGGCTGATCACCCAGATCAAAAGGCGCGGCGTCGATTTCGTGATGGGAAGCGTTCTGCTTGTCGGGGGATTGATCGGCTCGACCATCGGGGTCCAGATATTCAACCTGCTCAAAGAACTCGGGCAAGTCGATCTTCTGGTAAACCTGTGCTACGTCGTGTTCCTTGGCGTTATCGGCGGCATGATGTTCATCGAGAGCTTGAACGCTTTGCTTCGCTCCAAGAATTCTCCGCCAAAGCGGCGCAAGCACAACTGGGTCCACAACCTGCCCTTCAAGATGAAGTTCCGTATCTCGGGTCTGTATATTTCCGTCATTCCCCCTTTGATGGTCGGGCTGCTTGTCGGCCTTCTTGCGGCGATCATGGGCGTCGGCGGCGGGTTCATCATGGTGCCTGCGATGATCTATCTTTTGGGGATGCCGACCAAGGTCGTGATCGGCACTTCGCTGTTCCAGATCATTTTCGTCGCAGCCTATACAACCATGATGCATGCCATCACCAACCAGACGGTTGACCTCGTGCTTGCGCTCTTGCTCCTGATCGGCGGCGTGATCGGGGCACAATTCGGCACGCGCATCGGAATGAAACTCAAGGCAGAGCAGCTTCGTATCCTTTTGGCGGGCTTGGTTCTTCTTGTGGCGTTGAAGCTGGGTGTCGATCTCTTGCTCGAACCAAGCGAGCTTTATTCCATCGCGGGTATCGGCGAATGA
- a CDS encoding protein meaA — MSQPQKDRPWLFRTYAGHSTAKASNALYRGNLAKGQTGLSVAFDLPTQTGYDSDHRLARGEVGKVGVPVCHLGDMRTLFADIPLEQMNTSMTINATAPWLLALYIAVAEEQGADISALQGTVQNDIIKEYLSRGTYICPPAPSLRMITDVAAYTREHLPKWNPMNVCSYHLQEAGATPEQELAFALATATAVLDDLKGKVPAEHFGNMVGRISFFVNAGIRFVTEMCKMRAFVELWDEICQERYDVEDPKMRRFRYGVQVNSLGLTEPQPENNVYRILIEMLAVTLSKNARARAVQLPAWNEALGLPRPWDQQWSLRMQQILAYETDLLEYDDLFDNNPAVDRKVAALKEGARQELAQIDGMGGAVNAIEYMKSRLVESNAERIGNIETGETIVVGVNKWQNGEPSPLTAGDDAIMVSDPEAEADQIARLAAWKAGRDAAAVAQALTELKAAALNGTNIMIPSIACAKAGVTTGEWAEEIRSVFGQYRAPTGVSRNPSNRTEGLDDIRARVDAASSRLGRRLKFLVGKPGLDGHSNGAEQIAARARDCGMDITYEGIRLTPEEIVDAAQKEDAHVIGLSILSGSHIPLIGEVMERLREKNLNIPVVAGGIIPEDDAAKLRAIGVARVYTPKDFELNRIMEDIVTIVDPPEIAAE; from the coding sequence ATGTCGCAGCCGCAGAAAGATCGCCCTTGGCTTTTCCGCACCTATGCGGGCCACTCCACCGCCAAGGCTTCAAACGCGCTCTATCGTGGCAACCTCGCCAAGGGACAAACGGGTCTTTCGGTGGCTTTCGACCTTCCGACCCAGACGGGATATGACAGCGACCATCGCCTTGCACGCGGCGAAGTCGGCAAAGTCGGTGTGCCCGTGTGCCATCTGGGGGATATGCGCACCCTGTTTGCGGACATCCCGCTTGAGCAGATGAACACCTCGATGACCATCAACGCGACGGCGCCTTGGCTTCTTGCGCTCTATATCGCCGTGGCCGAAGAACAGGGCGCTGATATTTCTGCGCTCCAAGGCACCGTCCAGAACGACATCATCAAAGAATACCTCAGCCGTGGCACCTATATCTGCCCGCCCGCACCGTCGTTGCGGATGATCACGGACGTTGCCGCCTATACGCGCGAGCATCTGCCGAAATGGAACCCGATGAACGTTTGTTCGTATCACCTCCAAGAAGCAGGCGCGACGCCCGAGCAGGAGTTGGCTTTTGCCTTGGCAACAGCGACCGCGGTTCTCGACGATCTCAAGGGCAAAGTCCCTGCCGAGCACTTCGGCAATATGGTCGGACGTATCTCTTTCTTTGTGAACGCAGGCATCCGCTTTGTCACCGAGATGTGCAAGATGCGCGCGTTCGTCGAGCTCTGGGACGAGATTTGCCAAGAGCGCTATGACGTCGAAGATCCCAAGATGCGCCGCTTCCGTTATGGCGTGCAGGTGAACAGCCTCGGACTCACGGAGCCACAGCCCGAGAACAACGTCTATCGCATCCTGATCGAGATGCTGGCCGTGACCCTGTCCAAGAACGCACGTGCCCGCGCTGTGCAGCTTCCTGCATGGAACGAAGCGCTTGGCTTGCCCCGCCCATGGGACCAACAGTGGTCGCTCCGTATGCAGCAAATCCTCGCCTACGAGACCGATCTTCTCGAATACGACGATCTCTTCGACAACAACCCCGCTGTGGATCGCAAGGTCGCGGCGCTCAAGGAAGGCGCACGCCAAGAGCTTGCCCAAATCGACGGAATGGGCGGCGCAGTCAATGCGATCGAATATATGAAGTCGCGTCTTGTTGAATCGAATGCCGAGCGTATCGGTAACATCGAAACGGGCGAGACGATCGTCGTCGGCGTGAACAAGTGGCAAAACGGCGAGCCTTCTCCGCTGACTGCTGGCGATGACGCGATCATGGTCTCTGATCCCGAGGCCGAGGCCGATCAGATTGCCCGACTTGCGGCATGGAAGGCGGGACGCGATGCAGCCGCTGTCGCTCAGGCTCTGACCGAGCTCAAAGCCGCCGCGCTAAACGGCACGAACATCATGATCCCGTCCATCGCATGTGCCAAAGCGGGCGTCACAACGGGCGAATGGGCAGAGGAAATCCGCTCGGTGTTTGGCCAGTATCGCGCTCCGACGGGTGTCTCGCGCAATCCTTCGAACCGGACAGAGGGACTTGACGACATTCGCGCGCGCGTCGATGCCGCTTCGTCCCGCCTTGGCCGCCGCCTCAAGTTCCTTGTCGGTAAACCCGGTCTTGACGGTCACTCGAACGGTGCAGAGCAGATTGCCGCCCGTGCTCGCGACTGTGGAATGGATATCACCTATGAAGGTATTCGCCTGACACCCGAAGAAATCGTTGATGCGGCACAAAAAGAAGATGCGCATGTCATCGGGCTTTCGATCCTTTCGGGATCGCATATCCCGCTCATTGGCGAAGTGATGGAAAGACTTCGGGAAAAGAACCTGAATATCCCTGTGGTGGCGGGCGGAATTATCCCCGAAGACGATGCCGCAAAACTTCGTGCAATCGGTGTTGCACGTGTCTATACGCCCAAAGATTTTGAATTAAATCGGATAATGGAAGACATTGTCACGATTGTAGATCCGCCGGAAATTGCGGCTGAATAA
- a CDS encoding acyl-homoserine-lactone synthase, giving the protein MLRYIYGSDLARFPRLEESMFLDRADQFKHRLGWEVTLDTNGWERDEYDDLNPLYVIWENPDGTHGGSMRFLPTVGRTMVNDHFGDLTGGSPICDPSIWECTRFCLSPKAEGRIAAALMLGGGELMRHFQLAQFAGVFDARMVRIYRMIGSSPVVLGESGTGRGKISLGLWSYSPQAHLRVAQSAGVSLALSEKWFQRSFGAAELLLSA; this is encoded by the coding sequence ATGCTACGCTATATCTATGGATCGGACCTTGCCCGTTTTCCGCGTCTTGAAGAGAGCATGTTTCTTGACCGTGCGGATCAGTTCAAACATCGGCTTGGCTGGGAGGTGACGCTCGACACCAATGGCTGGGAGCGGGACGAATATGACGACCTCAATCCGCTGTATGTGATCTGGGAAAACCCTGACGGCACCCACGGCGGATCAATGCGGTTCCTGCCGACCGTCGGGCGCACGATGGTCAATGACCATTTCGGCGACCTGACCGGCGGAAGCCCGATTTGCGATCCGAGCATTTGGGAATGTACGCGCTTTTGTCTTTCACCCAAGGCAGAGGGCAGAATTGCGGCCGCGCTCATGCTCGGCGGGGGCGAATTGATGCGACACTTCCAGCTTGCCCAATTCGCGGGTGTGTTCGATGCGCGGATGGTCCGCATTTACCGGATGATCGGTTCTTCGCCCGTCGTCCTCGGTGAAAGCGGCACAGGGCGCGGAAAAATATCGCTCGGACTATGGAGCTATTCACCCCAAGCGCATTTGCGCGTTGCCCAAAGCGCGGGTGTCTCGCTCGCACTTTCGGAAAAGTGGTTCCAGAGGTCGTTTGGTGCTGCGGAACTCCTCCTTTCTGCCTAA
- a CDS encoding H-NS histone family protein — MQFDLDNMSRSELEHLRAAVEKAIKSVDVRELQKAREAAERAAAEHGFTLAELTSGAKGRKASGPSKAKYRNPADGSQTWSGRGRKPQWIKDAEQAGTDIESFAI; from the coding sequence ATGCAGTTTGATCTCGACAATATGTCGCGCAGCGAACTCGAACACCTTCGTGCCGCTGTTGAAAAAGCAATTAAATCCGTCGACGTTCGCGAATTGCAAAAAGCACGTGAAGCGGCCGAACGTGCTGCGGCCGAACATGGTTTTACCCTTGCCGAACTCACCAGTGGTGCAAAGGGACGCAAAGCTTCGGGCCCGTCCAAAGCGAAATACCGCAATCCTGCAGATGGATCGCAAACGTGGTCTGGTCGTGGCCGCAAGCCGCAATGGATCAAGGACGCCGAACAGGCTGGCACCGATATCGAAAGCTTTGCGATTTAA
- a CDS encoding TIGR02186 family protein, whose protein sequence is MARVLAFVWCALVSVAAHAEQIVMGMSQDEVAITASFTGSEILIFGAVSRDAPAPESSELEVIIAVQGPNVPVTIRKKDRVAGIWINTESVDLDIAPSFYAVATSGPIADVLLPLEDLRHAVSVGRVVRSAGQNAFNTDDSVDAFARIQAKDNLLQILEGAVSIDEDTLFRARISLPANITQGDYKTRIFLTRNGMVVDQLDTVIPVYKVGIERWLFMLAQEQAALYGALSLIIAALAGWVAAAVFGMLRR, encoded by the coding sequence ATGGCCCGCGTTCTCGCCTTTGTCTGGTGTGCGTTGGTCTCTGTGGCGGCCCATGCGGAACAAATCGTCATGGGCATGTCTCAGGACGAAGTGGCGATCACGGCGAGCTTTACCGGTTCGGAAATTCTGATCTTTGGCGCGGTAAGCCGCGACGCTCCCGCGCCTGAGAGCTCGGAACTCGAAGTGATCATCGCGGTCCAAGGCCCCAATGTCCCTGTCACGATCCGCAAGAAAGATCGGGTCGCAGGCATTTGGATCAACACGGAATCGGTCGATCTTGATATCGCGCCATCCTTTTACGCCGTCGCGACCTCGGGTCCGATCGCAGATGTTCTCCTTCCCCTCGAGGACCTCCGACATGCCGTCTCGGTCGGGCGCGTTGTGCGCAGCGCAGGGCAGAATGCCTTTAACACGGATGACTCGGTCGATGCCTTTGCGCGGATCCAAGCCAAGGATAATCTCTTGCAGATCCTCGAAGGTGCAGTGAGCATCGACGAGGACACGCTCTTTCGCGCGCGCATTTCGCTCCCTGCCAATATCACCCAAGGGGATTACAAAACGCGGATTTTCCTGACCCGCAACGGCATGGTCGTCGATCAGCTGGATACCGTCATCCCCGTTTACAAGGTCGGGATCGAGCGCTGGCTCTTTATGCTCGCGCAGGAACAAGCGGCGCTTTATGGCGCCCTGTCCTTGATCATCGCGGCATTGGCGGGCTGGGTGGCGGCGGCCGTTTTCGGGATGCTGCGCCGCTAG
- a CDS encoding succinate dehydrogenase iron-sulfur subunit: MVQFSLPKNSRMTVGKTWPKPEGAKNVRKFQIYRWSPDDGKNPRIDTYFVDMDNCGPMVLDALIKIKNEIDPTLTFRRSCREGICGSCAMNIDGRNTLACIYGMDEIKGDVKIYPLPHMPVVKDLIPDLTHFYAQHASIMPWLETKTNRPAKEWKQSIEDRKKLDGLYECVMCASCSTSCPSYWWNSDKYLGPAALLHAYRWIIDSRDEATGERLDALEDPFKLYRCHTIMNCAKTCPKGLNPAEAISHIKKMMVERVV, from the coding sequence ATGGTTCAATTCTCTCTCCCCAAGAACAGCCGTATGACGGTCGGCAAGACTTGGCCCAAGCCCGAAGGGGCAAAGAACGTCCGCAAATTCCAGATCTATCGCTGGAGCCCCGATGACGGAAAGAACCCGCGGATCGACACCTATTTCGTCGATATGGACAACTGCGGGCCGATGGTTCTCGACGCGCTGATCAAGATCAAGAACGAGATTGACCCGACGCTGACCTTCCGCCGTTCCTGCCGCGAGGGTATTTGCGGCTCGTGCGCCATGAACATCGACGGGCGCAACACGCTGGCCTGTATCTATGGCATGGACGAGATCAAGGGCGACGTGAAGATCTATCCGCTTCCGCATATGCCTGTGGTCAAGGATCTTATCCCCGATCTGACGCATTTCTATGCGCAGCACGCGTCGATCATGCCGTGGCTCGAAACCAAGACCAACCGTCCCGCCAAGGAATGGAAACAGTCGATTGAGGATCGCAAGAAGCTCGACGGTCTTTATGAATGCGTGATGTGTGCATCCTGCTCGACCTCTTGTCCGAGCTACTGGTGGAACTCGGACAAATACCTTGGACCGGCTGCGCTCCTTCATGCTTACCGCTGGATCATCGACAGCCGCGACGAGGCCACGGGCGAGCGTCTCGATGCGCTGGAAGATCCGTTCAAGCTCTATCGCTGCCACACCATCATGAACTGTGCCAAGACGTGCCCCAAGGGTCTTAACCCCGCCGAGGCAATCTCGCACATCAAGAAGATGATGGTCGAGCGCGTCGTCTAA
- a CDS encoding 1-acyl-sn-glycerol-3-phosphate acyltransferase, with the protein MEKAVARLNQRLTRPIQPFKLARRYDMIQRLVYDPEVTAAVFEEARSEGIPENVAFERATRYAREIVPSFSATMYFTIGARLSAWLTKLLYHVRIGAFDRDKIEKIHPDASVVFVMNHRSNMDYVLITYLTSTAGTVSYAVGEWARIWPLSGLIRMMGAYFIRRKSLGPLYRKVLSRYVKFAVEGGETQAIFPEGGLSLDGTIGAPKLGLLSYIITAAKESGREVIFVPVSLNYDRVLEDRVLIDARLSGKRRFRAPIWKVLWGVGAHLVQMLTFRFKGFGTAAVEFGEPTSLWSIKDDTPEAVAELLMARISANTPLVPVPLVARALLGGQRDRLALVRDVESMVTMLVEKGAKAPSRTAAKMVTDALELLAERGLVTEDGQKLVVAPEAEKILSFYSASISHYFNALAA; encoded by the coding sequence ATGGAAAAAGCCGTAGCGCGACTGAACCAGAGGCTGACGCGTCCGATCCAGCCCTTCAAGCTTGCGCGGCGCTATGACATGATCCAGAGGCTGGTTTATGACCCCGAAGTGACAGCTGCCGTTTTCGAAGAGGCGCGCTCCGAGGGTATCCCCGAGAACGTCGCCTTTGAACGCGCCACGCGCTATGCCCGCGAGATCGTGCCTTCGTTTTCCGCGACCATGTATTTCACGATCGGGGCAAGGCTTTCTGCGTGGTTGACCAAGCTCTTGTATCATGTCCGCATCGGCGCCTTTGATCGTGACAAGATCGAAAAGATCCATCCCGATGCCTCGGTGGTCTTTGTCATGAACCATCGATCCAATATGGACTATGTGCTTATCACTTATCTGACGAGCACCGCAGGAACCGTATCCTACGCGGTGGGCGAGTGGGCGCGGATATGGCCTTTGTCCGGATTGATCCGCATGATGGGAGCTTATTTCATCCGGCGCAAATCTTTGGGGCCGCTCTATCGCAAGGTCCTGTCGCGCTATGTGAAATTTGCGGTCGAAGGCGGCGAAACGCAGGCGATTTTCCCCGAAGGCGGGCTCAGTCTCGACGGCACGATCGGTGCTCCGAAACTGGGTCTCTTGAGCTATATCATCACGGCTGCCAAGGAATCCGGACGCGAGGTGATCTTTGTTCCGGTGTCGCTCAATTACGACCGCGTGCTCGAAGATCGGGTTCTGATTGATGCGCGGCTTTCCGGCAAGAGACGTTTCCGCGCCCCGATCTGGAAGGTGCTCTGGGGTGTCGGCGCGCATCTTGTCCAGATGCTGACATTCCGGTTCAAAGGGTTCGGCACCGCTGCTGTCGAATTCGGTGAACCGACGAGCCTTTGGTCCATCAAGGACGACACACCCGAAGCTGTCGCAGAGCTTTTGATGGCCCGTATTTCGGCAAATACCCCGCTCGTTCCCGTTCCTCTTGTCGCGCGCGCTCTTTTGGGCGGGCAACGGGATCGGCTTGCCTTGGTGCGCGATGTCGAGAGCATGGTCACTATGCTCGTCGAGAAGGGCGCAAAAGCGCCGAGTCGGACCGCTGCCAAGATGGTAACGGATGCGCTCGAGCTCTTGGCGGAGCGGGGCTTGGTCACAGAAGATGGTCAAAAACTGGTCGTCGCGCCCGAAGCGGAAAAGATTCTGAGCTTCTACTCTGCGTCGATTTCCCATTATTTTAATGCACTTGCAGCATAA
- a CDS encoding DUF4329 domain-containing protein, translated as MRLFFSIITGFFAAFGTGLAGQSTEEILLAKKTLSALQAQSFAKQREFCGYIGYNSKGELIATPAVGGDIASCNPILPLGFAPTASYHTHGGFDPEYISEVPSDIDLDGDRSERVNGYISTPGGRFWFVDSNRMEVRQLCGAACLPVAPNFVKGADGYIALRYSRDALLRKLGDY; from the coding sequence ATGCGGCTCTTTTTCTCAATAATTACAGGATTTTTCGCGGCATTCGGGACGGGTCTTGCCGGCCAAAGCACCGAAGAAATTCTGCTTGCCAAAAAAACACTCAGCGCACTTCAGGCGCAATCATTCGCCAAACAAAGAGAGTTTTGTGGCTATATCGGATACAATTCAAAGGGCGAGCTTATTGCGACGCCTGCGGTCGGAGGAGATATTGCCAGCTGCAATCCGATCTTGCCTTTGGGTTTTGCGCCGACCGCTTCTTATCACACCCACGGGGGATTTGACCCCGAATACATTAGCGAAGTGCCGAGTGACATTGATTTGGACGGAGATCGGTCCGAACGCGTGAACGGATATATCTCTACACCAGGTGGCCGATTTTGGTTCGTGGATTCGAATAGAATGGAAGTCAGGCAATTATGTGGGGCAGCCTGTCTTCCCGTCGCCCCCAATTTCGTAAAAGGGGCCGACGGGTATATTGCCCTTCGGTATTCTCGAGACGCGCTTTTGCGCAAGCTCGGCGATTATTAA
- a CDS encoding LuxR family transcriptional regulator gives MPDDFLARLEQAEAFEDLQTLIVELRDYYGVGHMVYHWVSANGEQYGCGTYPPDWVQTYIERDYLRIDPVVLGCYQRFHPVDWRKLDWSTKAAKALATDAARFQIGNQGYSIPIRGPNGQFALFTVCDHRDDLAWDEFTRENQRNLILIAHYFNNSALMIERGRTPTAAKPLSPRETDALTFLAMGYGRGQVAEMLEISEHTLRAYIESARLKLGANNTTHAVARALAEGLIITGGATNGAVGNWPGRYEIQGKQGVA, from the coding sequence ATGCCAGACGACTTTCTAGCGAGGCTGGAGCAAGCTGAGGCTTTTGAAGATCTCCAGACACTTATCGTAGAGCTGCGCGATTATTACGGCGTGGGCCATATGGTTTATCACTGGGTATCCGCCAACGGCGAACAGTATGGTTGCGGGACATATCCCCCAGATTGGGTGCAAACCTATATAGAACGGGACTATCTGCGGATCGATCCCGTTGTCTTGGGCTGTTACCAGCGGTTTCATCCCGTTGACTGGCGAAAACTGGATTGGTCGACCAAAGCCGCCAAGGCGCTCGCTACCGATGCGGCACGTTTTCAGATCGGCAACCAAGGGTATTCGATTCCCATTCGTGGACCGAACGGCCAGTTCGCCCTTTTCACCGTTTGCGATCATCGGGACGACCTGGCTTGGGACGAATTCACACGGGAAAATCAGCGCAATTTGATTTTAATTGCACATTACTTCAATAACTCCGCGCTCATGATCGAGCGGGGAAGAACACCGACAGCCGCCAAGCCGCTCAGTCCCCGCGAGACGGATGCTTTGACCTTTCTCGCAATGGGATACGGCCGTGGGCAAGTCGCGGAGATGCTGGAAATTTCTGAACATACTCTGAGGGCTTATATAGAATCCGCGCGTCTCAAACTCGGCGCCAACAACACCACGCACGCGGTGGCGCGCGCGCTGGCCGAAGGGCTCATTATCACGGGCGGGGCCACAAATGGCGCGGTCGGGAATTGGCCCGGGCGCTACGAGATTCAGGGTAAACAAGGTGTTGCATAG
- a CDS encoding AAA family ATPase, with protein sequence MSAPALTFSSDQAEAWDAVAALLRSAGVDIEDSLLMPPMPDKSSVIAVIGKAGSGKTMLLSELTKALVEAGIDVVSGDWEGKKRKDRRTLAILAPTNKAASVLRNRGVPATTIHRILYTPVYDPEYERIAEWLAGEGERPVIEGITDVALDRAWASYQINTSIPAALAAAGLRGSDFITGWKRREEPLDIGFIDESSMLDAKQFEDLQEIFPTLVLFGDPAQLPPVQGTGGMVFESLPSNRRFVLQRVHRQDADNPILDLAHALADPTVDFYRFEKLVEEASKRDERVVWAQRVEADLMARSPVLVWRNATRIRLIHAFRNAYGAPEDELLEGEPLICDGIELPVKHRKKRLDLEARGLIKGAQVVYLGPGRKPGFSRLHVIGAEDPQVSAASIVKIEHEGDEEPFIPFAARMGATFLHGAAVTIHKAQGSQWDTVQVFAPDIYAAAQMGRVEAGQPLWKRLAYVAITRAENQLRWIVRNRLGRPSGPLAVDDLRVASVPLELRSETED encoded by the coding sequence ATGTCTGCACCTGCTCTCACATTCTCATCCGATCAGGCCGAAGCCTGGGACGCCGTGGCCGCACTTTTGCGGTCTGCGGGTGTGGATATCGAGGACTCGCTCCTCATGCCCCCCATGCCCGACAAATCGAGTGTGATCGCGGTGATAGGCAAGGCCGGATCGGGCAAGACGATGCTGCTTTCGGAGCTGACCAAAGCCTTGGTCGAGGCGGGGATCGACGTTGTCTCGGGCGACTGGGAAGGCAAAAAGCGCAAAGATCGCCGCACTCTGGCGATCCTTGCACCAACGAACAAAGCCGCGAGTGTGCTGCGCAATCGCGGTGTTCCCGCGACAACGATCCACCGCATTCTTTACACGCCCGTTTACGATCCCGAATACGAGCGCATTGCCGAATGGCTTGCGGGCGAGGGCGAGCGTCCCGTCATCGAAGGCATCACCGATGTCGCCCTTGATCGCGCTTGGGCGTCCTATCAGATCAACACGTCGATCCCTGCCGCGCTTGCGGCTGCGGGGCTTCGAGGTTCGGATTTCATCACCGGATGGAAGCGCCGCGAAGAACCGCTCGATATCGGGTTCATCGACGAAAGTTCGATGCTCGACGCAAAGCAGTTCGAAGATTTGCAGGAGATTTTCCCGACTCTTGTGCTCTTCGGGGACCCTGCACAGCTCCCGCCTGTTCAGGGCACAGGTGGGATGGTGTTTGAAAGCCTGCCGTCGAACCGTCGGTTCGTCCTCCAGCGTGTCCACCGTCAGGACGCGGATAACCCCATTCTCGATCTTGCCCATGCTTTGGCCGATCCGACCGTGGATTTCTATCGCTTTGAAAAGCTCGTCGAAGAGGCGTCAAAGCGCGACGAGCGCGTGGTTTGGGCCCAACGGGTTGAGGCCGATCTTATGGCGCGCTCTCCTGTTCTGGTTTGGCGCAACGCGACCCGCATCCGCTTGATCCACGCGTTCCGCAATGCGTATGGCGCCCCCGAAGACGAGCTTCTCGAGGGAGAGCCCCTTATTTGTGACGGCATCGAATTGCCTGTGAAGCACCGTAAAAAGCGTCTCGATCTCGAGGCGCGGGGGCTGATCAAAGGGGCGCAGGTCGTTTATCTCGGGCCGGGCCGAAAACCGGGCTTTTCACGTTTGCACGTGATCGGGGCAGAGGACCCGCAAGTGTCGGCCGCCAGCATCGTCAAAATCGAGCACGAGGGTGATGAAGAGCCGTTCATTCCCTTTGCCGCACGCATGGGGGCAACGTTCCTGCATGGGGCTGCGGTGACGATCCATAAGGCCCAAGGGTCCCAATGGGATACGGTTCAGGTCTTTGCGCCTGACATCTATGCCGCCGCTCAAATGGGGCGGGTTGAAGCGGGACAGCCTCTTTGGAAGCGATTGGCCTATGTTGCCATCACGCGGGCGGAAAACCAGCTGCGCTGGATTGTGCGCAATCGCTTGGGGCGACCTTCTGGCCCGCTGGCTGTCGATGACTTGCGTGTTGCGAGCGTTCCGCTCGAGCTTCGTTCCGAAACCGAGGACTAG
- the ccrA gene encoding crotonyl-CoA carboxylase/reductase, with protein sequence MALDQKPDVLTYTAPEKDLYEVGEMPPLGFVPKSMYAWTIRRERHGEPEKAFEVEVVDTPKPDSHEVLVMVMAAGVNYNGVWAGLGIPISPFDVHGAPFHIAGSDAAGIVWAVGDKVKRWKVGDEVVIHCNQDDGDDEECNGGDPMFSPSQRIWGYETPDGSFAQFTCVQSQQLMHRPRHQTWEESACYTLTLATAYRMLFGHKPHELKPGQNVLVWGASGGLGSYAIQLINTAGANAIGVISDESKRDFVMSLGAKGVINRNDFNCWGQMPTVNTPEYKAWFNETRKFGKAIWDITGKGNNVDMVFEHPGESTFPVSVFVVKRGGMVVICAGTTGYNLTFDVRYLWMHQKRVQGSHFANLKQASQANQLMIERRLDPCMSECFTWEEIPAAHTKMRKNQHKPGNMAVLVQSPEMGLRTFEDAFEKSKK encoded by the coding sequence ATGGCCCTTGATCAGAAACCGGACGTTCTGACCTATACCGCACCCGAAAAGGACCTTTACGAAGTGGGCGAAATGCCTCCGCTCGGATTTGTTCCCAAGTCGATGTATGCTTGGACGATCCGCCGCGAGCGTCATGGTGAACCCGAGAAGGCCTTTGAGGTCGAAGTCGTCGACACCCCCAAGCCTGATAGCCACGAAGTGCTTGTTATGGTGATGGCGGCAGGTGTGAACTATAACGGGGTCTGGGCAGGTCTCGGCATTCCAATCAGCCCCTTCGACGTTCACGGCGCCCCGTTCCACATCGCTGGTTCTGATGCCGCGGGGATCGTCTGGGCCGTAGGGGATAAGGTCAAGCGCTGGAAAGTCGGCGACGAAGTCGTGATCCACTGCAATCAAGATGATGGTGACGATGAAGAGTGCAATGGCGGTGATCCGATGTTCTCGCCGTCGCAGCGGATCTGGGGCTATGAGACCCCCGACGGCTCCTTCGCCCAGTTCACCTGTGTGCAGTCCCAACAGCTCATGCACCGCCCGCGTCACCAGACATGGGAAGAGTCGGCGTGCTACACGTTGACCCTCGCAACCGCTTACCGCATGCTCTTCGGTCACAAGCCGCATGAGCTCAAGCCCGGTCAGAACGTTCTGGTTTGGGGCGCGTCGGGTGGTCTTGGGTCCTATGCGATCCAGTTGATCAATACCGCAGGCGCGAATGCGATCGGTGTGATCAGCGATGAGAGCAAGCGCGACTTTGTCATGTCCCTCGGGGCCAAAGGCGTCATCAACCGCAACGACTTCAATTGCTGGGGCCAGATGCCCACGGTGAACACGCCCGAGTACAAGGCTTGGTTCAACGAGACCCGTAAATTCGGCAAAGCGATCTGGGACATCACCGGCAAAGGCAATAACGTCGATATGGTGTTCGAACACCCCGGTGAATCGACCTTCCCGGTGTCTGTGTTTGTCGTGAAGCGCGGCGGCATGGTTGTGATCTGTGCAGGCACCACCGGCTATAACCTGACCTTCGACGTGCGCTATCTCTGGATGCACCAGAAGCGCGTTCAGGGGAGCCACTTTGCCAACCTCAAGCAGGCGTCGCAGGCCAACCAGCTGATGATCGAGCGTCGCCTTGATCCTTGCATGTCGGAGTGCTTCACTTGGGAAGAAATTCCCGCGGCCCATACAAAAATGCGCAAGAACCAACACAAGCCCGGCAACATGGCCGTTCTGGTCCAATCGCCTGAAATGGGGCTTCGCACCTTTGAAGACGCGTTCGAGAAGTCGAAAAAGTAA